A stretch of Limanda limanda chromosome 7, fLimLim1.1, whole genome shotgun sequence DNA encodes these proteins:
- the klhl17 gene encoding kelch-like protein 17, which yields MMEGGMQLLNRDGHSISHNSKRHYHDSFVSMNRMRQRGLLCDIVLHVSNKEIKAHKVVLASCSPYFHAMFTNEMSESRQTHVTLHDIDSQALEQLVQYAYTAEIVVGEGNVQTLLPAASLLQLIGVRDACCKFLLSQLDPSNCLGIRGFADTHSCSDLLKSAHKYVLQHFVEVSKTEEFMLLPLKQVLDLISSDNLNVPSEEEVYRSVLSWVKHDVDGRRQHVPWLMKCVRLPLLKRDFLMSNVDTELLVRHHSECKDLLIEALKYHLMPEQRGVLSNSRTRLRRCEGASPVLFAVGGGSLFAIHGDCEAYDTRTDRWHMVASMSTRRARVGVAAIGNRLYAVGGYDGTSDLATVESYDPITNSWQPEVSMGTRRSCLGVAVLHGLLYAAGGYDGASCLNSAERYDPLTSTWTSIAAMSTRRRYVRVATLDSSLYAVGGYDSSSHLATVEKYDPQSNTWTAIANMLSRRSSAGVAVLDGMLYVAGGNDGTSCLNSVERFNPKANTWEGVAPMNIRRSTHDLVSMDGWLYAVGGNDGSSSLNSIEKYNPRSNKWVAASCMFTRRSSVGVAVLELLNFPPPSSPTLSVSSTSL from the exons TGGCCTCCTGCAGCCCCTACTTCCACGCTATGTTTACCA ATGAGATGTCGGAGAGTCGGCAGACCCACGTGACCCTTCATGACATCGACTCTCAGGCTTTGGAGCAGCTAGTCCAGTATGCCTACACAGCTGAGATTGTGGTCGGGGAAGGAAATGTGCAG ACGTTGCTCCCAGCAGCAAGTCTACTGCAGCTCATCGGGGTGCGGGACGCCTGCTGTAAATTCCTCCTCAGCCAGCTGGACCCCTCTAACTGCCTGGGCATCCGAGGCTTTGctgacacacactcctgcagcgACCTGCTCAAATCAGCACACAAGTATGTCCTGCAGCATTTTGTGGAGGTGTCCAAGACAGAAGAGTTCATGCTGCTGCCACTGAAACAG GTCCTGGACTTGATCTCCAGTGATAATCTCAATGTGCCATCTGAGGAGGAAGTGTACCGGTCCGTGTTGAGTTGGGTGAAACATGATGTAGATGGTCGCAGGCAACATGTACCATGG CTGATGAAGTGTGTAAGGCTGCCACTGTTGAAGCGAGACTTTCTAATGAGCAATGTTGACACGGAGCTGCTGGTGCGACATCACTCTGAGTGCAAGGACCTGCTGATCGAGGCCCTGAAGTACCACCTGATGCCTGAGCAGAGGGGCGTCCTCAGCAACAGCCGAACACGCCTGCGTCGCTGTGAGGGCGCCAGCCCCGTGCTCTTTGCTGTTG GCGGTGGCAGCTTGTTTGCCATCCATGGAGACTGTGAGGCTTACGACACCAGGACAGACCGCTGGCACATGGTGGCGTCCATGTCCACTCGGCGGGCACGGGTGGGCGTGGCAGCTATTGGCAACAGACTCTATGCTGTTGGAGG GTATGATGGCACCTCAGACCTGGCAACTGTGGAGTCTTACGACCCCATCACCAACTCCTGGCAGCCTGAGGTTTCCATGGGAACACGACGGAGCTGTTTGGGTGTAGCTGTACTACACGGCCTGCTGTACGCTGCAGGAGGTTATGATGGGGCTTCCTGTCtcaacag tGCTGAGCGCTATGACCCTCTGACTAGTACATGGACCTCAATTGCTGCCATGAGCACCCGCAGAAGATATGTCCGAGTCGCAACTCTGG ATAGCAGCTTGTACGCAGTAGGAGGTTATGACAGCTCCTCACATCTCGCAACAGTGGAGAAATATGACCCGCAG AGCAACACATGGACAGCCATAGCCAACATGCTGAGTCGGCGCAGCAGTGCCGGGGTGGCCGTGCTGGACGGCATGCTGTATGTCGCAGGGGGGAATGACGGCACCAGCTGCCTGAACTCGGTGGAGCGGTTCAACCCCAAGGCCAACACCTGGGAGGGGGTGGCCCCCATGAACATCCGCAG GAGCACCCATGACCTGGTGTCTATGGACGGCTGGTTATACGCAGTGGGAGGCAACGATGGCAGTTCCAGTCTCAACTCCATTGAGAAGTACAACCCGCGCAGCAACAAGTGGGTGGCGGCCTCCTGCATGTTCACGCGGCGCAGTAGCGTGGGCGTGGCCGTTCTGGAGCTGCTGAATTTCCCACCACCCTCCTCACCCACCCTCTCGGTTTCCTCCACCAGTCTTTGA